In one Brienomyrus brachyistius isolate T26 chromosome 5, BBRACH_0.4, whole genome shotgun sequence genomic region, the following are encoded:
- the coq7 gene encoding 5-demethoxyubiquinone hydroxylase, mitochondrial isoform X1, translated as MASVTQKMTINLWARVFNITRVRHYRASVIALNSRGYSVLPPPRDAEEKAVLDKMLRVDHAGEFGANRIYAGQMAVLGRTHLGPLIQQMWDQEKIHLRKFDEILAENRVRPTALLPLWNVAGFLLGASTALLGKEGAMACTVAVEESISEHYNSQIRALMEADPERYKDLLQLIKEFRDDEIEHHDTGLEHDAESMMWFCWPHRTVTFSSHWSSSQPSVKRLG; from the exons ATGGCTTCGGTGACGCAGAAGATGACAATTAATCTCTGGGCGCGGGTTTTCAATATCACCAGAGTACGGCATTACAGAG CATCAGTGATTGCCCTGAATTCTCGGGGTTACAGTGTGCTGCCACCCCCCCGTGATGCTGAGGAGAAAGCGGTCCTGGACAAAATGCTGAGGGTCGACCATGCCGGAGAGTTTGGGGCAAATCGCATATATGCTGGCCAGATGGCGGTTCTGGGGAGGACCCATTTAGGACCACTGATCCAG CAAATGTGGGATCAAGAGAAGATACATCTGCGTAAATTTGATGAGATCCTGGCGGAGAACCGAGTGCGGCCCACGGCGTTGCTTCCCCTCTGGAACGTTGCTGGGTTTCTGCTTG GGGCTTCTACAGCCTTGCTGGGGAAGGAGGGGGCAATGGCGTGCACTGTCGCAGTGGAGGAGAGCATCTCAGAGCACTACAACAGCCAGATCCGGGCCCTGATGGAGGCTGACCCTGAGAGATACAAAGACTTATTACAA ttaattaaaGAGTTCCGTGATGATGAGATTGAACATCATGACACAGGACTGGAGCATGATGCTGAATCG atgatgtggttctgttggcctcatcggaccgtgaccttcagctctcactggagcagttcgcagccgagtgtgaagcggctaggatga
- the coq7 gene encoding 5-demethoxyubiquinone hydroxylase, mitochondrial isoform X2, whose translation MASVTQKMTINLWARVFNITRVRHYRASVIALNSRGYSVLPPPRDAEEKAVLDKMLRVDHAGEFGANRIYAGQMAVLGRTHLGPLIQQMWDQEKIHLRKFDEILAENRVRPTALLPLWNVAGFLLGASTALLGKEGAMACTVAVEESISEHYNSQIRALMEADPERYKDLLQLIKEFRDDEIEHHDTGLEHDAESVPGYWLLKSAIQFGCKAAIYASERI comes from the exons ATGGCTTCGGTGACGCAGAAGATGACAATTAATCTCTGGGCGCGGGTTTTCAATATCACCAGAGTACGGCATTACAGAG CATCAGTGATTGCCCTGAATTCTCGGGGTTACAGTGTGCTGCCACCCCCCCGTGATGCTGAGGAGAAAGCGGTCCTGGACAAAATGCTGAGGGTCGACCATGCCGGAGAGTTTGGGGCAAATCGCATATATGCTGGCCAGATGGCGGTTCTGGGGAGGACCCATTTAGGACCACTGATCCAG CAAATGTGGGATCAAGAGAAGATACATCTGCGTAAATTTGATGAGATCCTGGCGGAGAACCGAGTGCGGCCCACGGCGTTGCTTCCCCTCTGGAACGTTGCTGGGTTTCTGCTTG GGGCTTCTACAGCCTTGCTGGGGAAGGAGGGGGCAATGGCGTGCACTGTCGCAGTGGAGGAGAGCATCTCAGAGCACTACAACAGCCAGATCCGGGCCCTGATGGAGGCTGACCCTGAGAGATACAAAGACTTATTACAA ttaattaaaGAGTTCCGTGATGATGAGATTGAACATCATGACACAGGACTGGAGCATGATGCTGAATCG GTCCCCGGATACTGGCTTTTGAAGAGCGCCATTCAATTTGGCTGCAAGGCTGCCATTTATGCATCTGAGCGTATCTAG